From Mobula hypostoma chromosome 8, sMobHyp1.1, whole genome shotgun sequence, the proteins below share one genomic window:
- the LOC134350770 gene encoding histone H4, producing MSGRGKGGKGLGKGGAKRHRKVLRDNIQGITKPAIRRLARRGGVKRISGLIYEETRGVLKVFLENVIRDAVTYTEHAKRKTVTAMDVVYALKRQGRTLYGFGG from the coding sequence ATGtctggcagagggaaaggaggcaAAGGACTCGGCAAAGGCGGAGCCAAGCGGCACCGTAAAGTGCTCCGGGACAACATCCAGGGCATCACCAAACCGGCCATCCGCCGTCTGGCTCGGCGTGGCGGCGTCAAGCGGATCTCGGGTCTGATCTACGAGGAGACCCGTGGGGTGCTGAAGGTTTTCCTGGAGAACGTGATCCGGGATGCGGTCACCTACACCGAGCACGCTAAGCGCAAGACTGTCACTGCCATGGATGTGGTGTACGCTCTGAAACGCCAGGGCCGCACTCTCTATGGCTTCGGCGGTTGA
- the LOC134350765 gene encoding histone H3 isoform X1: MARTKQTARKSTGGKAPRKQLATKAARKSAPATGGVKKPHRYRPGTVALREIRRYQKSTELLIRKLPFQRLVREIAQDFKTDLRFQSSAVMALQEASEAYLVGLFEDTNLCAIHAKRVTIMPKDIQLARRIRGERA, encoded by the coding sequence ATGGCCCGGACCAAGCAAACAGCGCGCAAGTCCACCGGAGGGAAAGCTCCCCGCAAACAGCTGGCCACCAAAGCGGCACGGAAAAGCGCCCCAGCCACGGGCGGAGTGAAGAAGCCCCATCGCTACCGGCCCGGCACCGTGGCTCTGAGGGAGATCCGGCGCTACCAGAAATCCACCGAGCTGCTCATCCGCAAACTGCCCTTCCAGCGCCTGGTGCGGGAAATCGCTCAGGACTTCAAGACCGACCTGCGCTTCCAGAGCTCGGCCGTCATGGCCCTGCAGGAGGCCAGTGAAGCTTACCTGGTGGGGCTCTTTGAGGACACCAACCTGTGCGCCATCCACGCCAAGCGAGTCACCATCATGCCCAAAGACATCCAGCTGGCCCGCCGCATCCGTGGGGAGCGCGCCTGA
- the LOC134350765 gene encoding histone H2B 1/2 isoform X2: MPEPKASKKGAKKAVSKAQAKGGKKRRRTRRETYSIYVYKVMKQVHPDTGISSKAMSIMNSFVNDIFERIAGEASRLAHYNKRSTITSREIQTAVRLLLPGELAKHAVSEGTKAVTKYTSSK; the protein is encoded by the coding sequence ATGCCTGAACCGAAAGCTTCCAAGAAGGGCGCGAAGAAAGCCGTGTCCAAAGCGCAAGCCAAGGGCGGCAAGAAACGCAGGAGAACCAGGCGAGAGACTTACTCCATTTACGTCTACAAGGTAATGAAACAAGTTCACCCCGACACCGGCATCTCCTCGAAGGCCATGAGCATTATGAATTCGTTCGTGAACGATATTTTCGAGCGCATTGCGGGCGAGGCTTCCCGCCTGGCTCATTATAACAAACGCTCGACCATCACTTCTCGGGAGATCCAGACCGCCGTGCGCCTGTTGCTGCCCGGGGAGCTGGCCAAGCACGCCGTGTCAGAAGGGACAAAGGCGGTGACCAAGTACACCAGCTCCAAGTGA